TGCCCCGCGAGGTCCTTCACCGTGACGTTCTCGTTGAACTCCTGGTTGTAGCGCAGCAGATGCTCGGCCAGAGCGTCTGCCATCACCTCATCCATATCGACACAAATGATCTTGCGGTCCCCGCGAATACTCATATCGTTCCCAGTGTAACCGCGCGGCGCAGGCGGTCGCCTTCAGGCCAGGCGGCGGGACGGTCGCGCCGCAGGTCGTAGAACAGGATGCGGCCGCAGCTCTCGCAGGTGAAAAGCTCGCTCTCGTGCTCGCGTCCGGTGATCTCCGCCCAGCGCTGCGGACGCACCTTCATCCGACACGCCGAGCACTGCCCGTCCACCGCTTCGGCCAGCCCTGTGCCGCGCGACTTCGACAGCCGATCGTAGCTCGACAGCGTATCCTCGCCGATGCCCGCCCGCACCTCGGTGCGCTCCTTGCCCAGAGCCGCCAACTCGCGTTCGCCGCGCGCAACGCCTTCAGCCGCCAACGCTTCGCGCTCCGCCAGAATCGACTTCGCCGCCTCCAACGCCTGCTGCAACCTCGGCTGCGCCGCCTCCAGCGCCTCGGTCCGCTCCATCGACGCCAGCTCCTCGTCCTCGAGCTTCGCGATCGCCTCGCGGGCAAAGCTTAGCTCATGCTCCAGCGCGTTCACCTGCGCGGTGCTGGTGGCTGCATCGAGCTGCTTGCTGAGCTTGGCGACCTTCGTCCGATGGTCCCCGGCGTCGGACTCCTGCCGTCGGCGCAAAGCCTCTTCCTTGGCGACATCCGCCGCGTTGGCGTCTACGGCAGACTGCGCTACGGACAATCTTTGCTTCGCTTCGGAGACCGACTTCGCAAAAATCGCCGGTTGAGCGCGAAAATGCACCACTTCCAGGTCAATCGCTTGCAATACAACGAGTTTTTCTACGTCTACGTTCATGGCTACGTCCCGAGGGAAGGCTAGCATGGACTTGACTCGGGCATCGGGCGACCGCTCACGTCGTATCCCGCCGCAAAAAGGCTGAATCGCGGCCCAACTCCACAGAATCGAACGAACAGACCCTAATTATGGCTTCTGCTGCTATCGCTCAACCCGTTGCTGTGCCCTGGCGTCCCAAGATCAACCCTTGGGTCGTCGCCATGACCGTTACGCTTGCGACCTTCATGGAAGTGCTCGACAGCTCTATCGCCAACGTCGCCCTGCCGCACATCGCGGGCGGCCTCGGCGCTACGCAGGATGAAGCCACCTGGGTGCTCACCGCGTACCTCGTCGCCAACGCCGTCATCCTTCCGGCCGGCGCGTATATGACCACCTTCATCGGGCGCAAGAAGTTCTACATGATCTGCGTCGCGCTCTTCGGCATCTCGTCCGCCATGTGCGGCTTCGCGCCGACGCTGCCGCTGCTGGTCTTCTTCCGCATCATTCAGGGCATCGGCGGCGGCGGCCTCGCGCCGTCCGAACAGGCGATCCTCGCCGACACCTTCCCGCCGGAGAAACGCGGGCAGGCCTTCGCGATGTACGGCCTCGCCGTGGTCGTAGCTCCGGCCATCGGCCCCACGCTCGGCGGCTGGATCACCGACAACTACGACTGGCGCTGGATCTTCTTCATCAACGTGCCCATCTGCCTGCTCTCGCTCTTCCTCACCTCGCGCATCGTGGAAGATCCACCGCACGTGGCCGAGCAGGTGGCCGAAGCGCAGAAGGGCGGCGTGCGTCTCGATCTCCTCGGCTTCGCGCTCGTCGGCATCACCTTCGGCTCGCTCGAGTTCATCCTCGACAAGGGCCAGGAGGACGACTGGTTCGCCTCGCACCTCATCACCTTCTTCGCCGTGGCGATGGTCGTGGCCTTTGTGGTGCTGATCTGGTGGGAACTCAAGCAGCTCAAGGACGGCAATCGTCCGTTGCTGAACCTCACGCTCTTCAAGCGACCGCAGTTTGCCATCTCGTTCATGCTGATGTTCGTGCTCGGCTTCTCGCTCTACGGCACGACCATCCTCATCCCGCAGTTTGTGCAGACGCTGCTCGGCTACACGGCAGAGCTCGCCGGTAAGGTCCTCTCTCCGGCAGGCTTCATGATGATGGCGATGATGCCCGTCGTCGGCATCCTCTCCGGCAAGGTCGACCCGCGTAAACTCATCGGCTATGGCTTCGGCATGTTGACGCTTTCGCTCGTCTACATGGCGAAGCTCAACCTGAACATCAGCTACGGCGAACTCGTGCTGATGCGCTGCTTCCAGGCATCGGGCCTCGCGTTCCTCTTCATTCCCATCAACACGATTGCGTACGTGGGCGTGAAGCAGACGGAGAACAACGATGTCTCCGGTCTCACGAACCTGGCGCGTAACATCGGCGGCTCCTGCGGTACGGCGTTCATGGCCACGATGCTCGTGCGCCGCGCCAACGCCCACCAGAGCTCGATGATCCGCAACATGACGACGCTGAGCCCTGGCTTCAAGATGCAGTACAGCTCGCTGATGGGCGCGTTCAGCAAGTCGGCTGGCTCGCCGGGTGCTGGCCACACGGCACAGGCGTTCATCTACAACCAACTGATCCGCCAGGCCACGACGCTCGCGTATGTGGACATCATCCGCTACCTGACGATCTTCTGCGCCTGCATGTTGCCGCTGCTGTTCTTCATCCCACGTCCGCCGAAGAACGCAGCCGCAAGCGCCGGCCACTAGAAGCGAATCAGCAAGACAAATCGGGCCTCGGAGAAATCCGAGGCCCGCTTTTCTGACATCCTCACAAACTCAAACACTGACACACTGGAAGGCCCATCTGAACTCTGGACCTCGCAACTCTGGCACTCTGTTGTGACTCACGAACGCTTGCCCAGCAAGCACCGCTGCAACTCCACCGCATTCGCCGCACCATGCCCCAGCGCTGTGTTGTCGAAGATCACCCACGTCTCACTCGCGCGCGTCGACTCCTTCAGCTCCTTTGCGAAGCCCTTCAGGAACGCGCTGCTGTACTCCGAGTAATACGTCTTCGGCGCGCCATGTAAGCGCCAGTAGCGCAGCCCGTTCCATCCACCCGGCTTGCCTGCAAGCGGTGAGCCCTTTGGCGGATCAGCGGCTACACGCGCAACCTCGAAGCCGCGCAACATGCGATCGATCTCCGGGGCAAACCAGCTCACATGCCGAGGCTCCAACACAACCGCCCCCGTGTGCAACTCACGCAGCGTCGTGAGGAACTCATGCGCCACGCCCTCGTCATACGCGAGCTTCGGCGGCAACTGCACGAGTAGCGGTCCAAGCTTTGCACCAAGCCCACTCACTTGCTCGAGAAACGCCACGAGCAACGCTCCCGTGTCGATGAGCTTCGCCGTGTGCGTGATCGTTTTCGGCACCTTCACGGCAAAGCGAAAATCCTCCGGCGTCTCACGCGCCCAACGCTCCCACGTCTTCAACATGTGCGGCCGATGAAAGCTCGAGTTGATCTCCACGCAACGCAGGCGGCTCGCGCTCTTCTGCAGGTGTGAGCCCTCGTCAGCGAACAACGCCGCATGCTGCTTGGGCACCGTCCATCCCGCCGTGCCAATGCGAACTTCGTTCATCGCTTCGCCTCCACCGGCGCGTGCGGATTCTCCGGCCACGCATGTCGCGGATAGCGCCGCATCAACTCCTTGCGCGTCGTCGGATAGAGCCGCTCCCAGAAGCCCGCCAGGTCGGTCGTTGTCTGCACCGCGCGCTGGTTCGGCGCGAGCAGATGCACCACCACCGGCGTGCGCGCGGGGCCAATGCGCGGCGTCTCCTTCATCCCGAAGAAGTCCTGCAGCCGCGAGCCGATCCACGGCGCGCGATCGTGCTCGTAGTGCACCTTCGTCTGTCGCCCGCTGCTCAATCGAATCGAAGTCGGCGCAAGCTCGCTCAACTTGCGCGCATCCACTTGCGCTTCGAGCACATGCAACAAGCTCGCCTTCGCCGCATCGCGCAGCTGCGCGAACGACTTCAACCCGTACGCAAGCTCACGCAACGCAGCCGCTTCATCCAACGCCTCAAAGCCCGCGAACGCGACGCGCTCTCGCAGATTCGCCAACGCCTCCGCATCCACGAACCGCTCGATGCCTTCCTGCAACGCCTTCTCCGCCAGCAAACGCGCCGCGTCCTCAGCGCTCGCAGGGCCGCGCGTCTCTTCGATGACAAGCTTGTCAAAGAGCAGCGTACTCACCTTCTCCGCGCGTTCTCCATTGCGGTTCCACTCCACCACCGACTGCTCGATGACACGCTCGGGAAAGACTTCCAGCAACATCTCCGGCTCGATGCGCGCATACGTTCGCACCAACGGCAACGCCTGCTCCGCGCGGTCTTCTGCATCGAGTGCAAGGAAGAACTCTCCCTGCGGATGCTCACCCGCAAGCTCCGCCGCAACACCGTTCGCAAGCCCGATCTGCTTGCCGATGCGACGCTTCCCCACACGATCCGGAAAACCCGTAAGCAGGCTCAACAATAGCGCTTCATCGTGATGCACATACGTGGCTGGAGCACGCTTCATCGCGCGGCACAGATGCTCGTACTGCTGACGCACACGCGCATCCATCTGCTTGCCCGCATGCGCGTCCATCGCTTGCAACAGATCATTCTGCTGCAGCGGAATCCCCGCACCTAACAACGCCGCCGCGCGACAACCAAGGTCCGCGATGCCGCGATCTTCCGCCGCCAGCACAACGCGCGCAAGCCGCGGCGAGAGCGGCAGACGAGCCATGCGCTCGGCCAACTTGCCATGCGCGCCCAACGCATCGAGCAGAGCTTCTGCAGCATTCACGGCATCCGCTGGCGGCTCATCGAGCCACTGCAACTCGCTCGGACGCTCCACGCCCATCGCACGCAGCGAGAGCAACAACTGCGATAAATCCGCGCGCAAAATCTCCGGCGTCTCGTGCTCGGCGCGCAACGCGAAATCTTCCTGCACGTACAAACGCAGCGCACGTCCTGCCTGCTGGCGGCCAGCGCGACCGGCACGCTGTATTGCAGAAGCCTTGCTCACACGCGCGATGCGTAGCTGCGGCAACCCCGTCCACGGCGAATACGACGCCACACGCGCAAGCCCGCTATCGATCACGGCATTCACGCCATCGACCGTCACCGAACTCTCTGCCACATTCGTCGCAAAGATCACCTTGCGTTCGCGCGACGGCGCCACCACGCGGTCCTGCTCTGCTGGCGTCAAGCTGCCATGCAACGCAAGCGACGTGAGCGCGTAACGCCGCGCCACATCCTCACACTCGCGCATGGCGCGGCGAATCTCCGCCTGCCCCGGCAGGAAGACAAGGATGTTGCCCTCGCGATCTTCCTT
The nucleotide sequence above comes from Granulicella cerasi. Encoded proteins:
- a CDS encoding zinc ribbon domain-containing protein, which codes for MNVDVEKLVVLQAIDLEVVHFRAQPAIFAKSVSEAKQRLSVAQSAVDANAADVAKEEALRRRQESDAGDHRTKVAKLSKQLDAATSTAQVNALEHELSFAREAIAKLEDEELASMERTEALEAAQPRLQQALEAAKSILAEREALAAEGVARGERELAALGKERTEVRAGIGEDTLSSYDRLSKSRGTGLAEAVDGQCSACRMKVRPQRWAEITGREHESELFTCESCGRILFYDLRRDRPAAWPEGDRLRRAVTLGTI
- a CDS encoding DHA2 family efflux MFS transporter permease subunit, giving the protein MASAAIAQPVAVPWRPKINPWVVAMTVTLATFMEVLDSSIANVALPHIAGGLGATQDEATWVLTAYLVANAVILPAGAYMTTFIGRKKFYMICVALFGISSAMCGFAPTLPLLVFFRIIQGIGGGGLAPSEQAILADTFPPEKRGQAFAMYGLAVVVAPAIGPTLGGWITDNYDWRWIFFINVPICLLSLFLTSRIVEDPPHVAEQVAEAQKGGVRLDLLGFALVGITFGSLEFILDKGQEDDWFASHLITFFAVAMVVAFVVLIWWELKQLKDGNRPLLNLTLFKRPQFAISFMLMFVLGFSLYGTTILIPQFVQTLLGYTAELAGKVLSPAGFMMMAMMPVVGILSGKVDPRKLIGYGFGMLTLSLVYMAKLNLNISYGELVLMRCFQASGLAFLFIPINTIAYVGVKQTENNDVSGLTNLARNIGGSCGTAFMATMLVRRANAHQSSMIRNMTTLSPGFKMQYSSLMGAFSKSAGSPGAGHTAQAFIYNQLIRQATTLAYVDIIRYLTIFCACMLPLLFFIPRPPKNAAASAGH
- a CDS encoding DUF72 domain-containing protein, coding for MNEVRIGTAGWTVPKQHAALFADEGSHLQKSASRLRCVEINSSFHRPHMLKTWERWARETPEDFRFAVKVPKTITHTAKLIDTGALLVAFLEQVSGLGAKLGPLLVQLPPKLAYDEGVAHEFLTTLRELHTGAVVLEPRHVSWFAPEIDRMLRGFEVARVAADPPKGSPLAGKPGGWNGLRYWRLHGAPKTYYSEYSSAFLKGFAKELKESTRASETWVIFDNTALGHGAANAVELQRCLLGKRS
- the hrpB gene encoding ATP-dependent helicase HrpB encodes the protein MSKRFPLPVDAILPELLHALEQQPNVVLEAAPGAGKTTRVPAALLHAVSGDVLVLEPRRIAARFAARRVAEEMGEQVGETVGYQVRFEERVSAKTRLRFVTEGILNRRLLSDPELRGVDVVVLDEFHERHLETDLALALLKRLQQRRPSLRIVVMSATLDAAPVATFLDDCVVLRSEGRAYPLEIEFGGYTSKPLETQLRDAVERLAKEDREGNILVFLPGQAEIRRAMRECEDVARRYALTSLALHGSLTPAEQDRVVAPSRERKVIFATNVAESSVTVDGVNAVIDSGLARVASYSPWTGLPQLRIARVSKASAIQRAGRAGRQQAGRALRLYVQEDFALRAEHETPEILRADLSQLLLSLRAMGVERPSELQWLDEPPADAVNAAEALLDALGAHGKLAERMARLPLSPRLARVVLAAEDRGIADLGCRAAALLGAGIPLQQNDLLQAMDAHAGKQMDARVRQQYEHLCRAMKRAPATYVHHDEALLLSLLTGFPDRVGKRRIGKQIGLANGVAAELAGEHPQGEFFLALDAEDRAEQALPLVRTYARIEPEMLLEVFPERVIEQSVVEWNRNGERAEKVSTLLFDKLVIEETRGPASAEDAARLLAEKALQEGIERFVDAEALANLRERVAFAGFEALDEAAALRELAYGLKSFAQLRDAAKASLLHVLEAQVDARKLSELAPTSIRLSSGRQTKVHYEHDRAPWIGSRLQDFFGMKETPRIGPARTPVVVHLLAPNQRAVQTTTDLAGFWERLYPTTRKELMRRYPRHAWPENPHAPVEAKR